From the genome of Phalacrocorax aristotelis chromosome 15, bGulAri2.1, whole genome shotgun sequence, one region includes:
- the PRODH gene encoding proline dehydrogenase 1, mitochondrial, translating to MALPSAARALRAAAARLGAPRRPRSAPATAPRGAAPPPPVAGRGARPVPPPPPPPRGEQRGPPPPVVDFEDPREAFRSKSSAELLRGLLVLGLCAVGPLVEHNRELLQLCQRVLGQALFERLMKMTFYGQFVAGEDQEAIKPLIRRNQAFGVGAVLDYSVEEDLSAEEAERKELDSCTSAAEKEMGGAEQREKQYRAHRGFGDRRGGVISARTYFYADEAKCDQHMETFLRCIDASGGSSEDGFSAIKLTALGRPQFLLQFSEVLVKWRRFFHQMAAEQGQAGRAVLEMKLEAEKLQEALASLGIATKAESQHWFTGENLGVSGTVDLLDWNSLIDSRTKLSKLLLIPNMQTGQLEPLLSRFTEEEDLQMKRMLQRMDILAKRATEKGVRLMVDAEQSYFQPAISRLTLEMQRRFNRDRAIIFNTYQCYLKEAYDNVTVDVELSRREGWHFGTKLVRGAYMEQERERAAQIGYEDPINPTYEKTNEMYHRCLDYILEEIKHSRKANVMVASHNEDTVKFTLRRMMELGIHPSEKKVYFGQLLGMCDQITFPLGQAGFPVYKYVPYGPVNEVLPYLSRRAQENRGFVQRANQERDLLWRELKRRLLAGSLFSPSR from the exons ATGGCTCTACCGAGTGCGGCCCGGGcgctccgcgccgccgccgcccgcctgggcgccccccgccgcccgcgctCCGCGCCCGCCACCGCGCCCCGCGgggccgctccgccgccgccggtgGCCGGCAGGGGAGCCCggccggtgccgccgccgcctccccctccGCGGGGCGAGCAgcgggggccgccgccgcccgtcGTGGATTTCGAGGACCCGCGGGAGGCGTTCCGCAGCAAGAGCAGCGCGGAGCTGCTGCGcgggctgctggtgctggggctgtgcgCGGTCGGGCCGCTCGTGGAGCACAACCGGGAG ctgctgcagctgtgccagcGGGTGTTGGGGCAGGCGCTGTTCGAGCGGTTGATGAAGATGACGTTCTACGGGCAGTTCGTGGCCGGGGAGGACCAGGAGGCCATCAAACCGCTCATCCGGCGGAACCAGGCCTTCGGCGTGGGCGCCGTGCTGGACTACAGCGTGGAGGAGGACCTGAGCGCCGAGGAGGCCGAGCGCAAGGAGCTGGA CTCCTGCACCTCTGCAGCCGAGAAGGAGATGGGAG GAGCAGAGCAAAGGGAGAAGCAGTACCGAGCTCATCGGGGATTTGGGGATCGCCGTGGTGGGGTCATCAGTGCCCGTACATACTTCTACGCTGATGAAGCCAAGTGTGACCAGCACATGGAGACGTTCCTCCGCTGCATTGATGCCTCAG GTGGCAGCTCAGAGGACGGCTTCTCAGCCATCAAGCTGACGGCGCTGGGCAGACCTCAGTTCCTG ctgcagttcTCGGAGGTGCTGGTGAAGTGGCGGAGGTTCTTCCATCAAATGGCTGCAGAACAGGGCCAGGCTGGGCGGGCAGTGCTGGAGATGAAGCTGGAGGCGGAGAAGCTGCAG GAGGCCCTGGCCAGCCTCGGCATCGCAACCAAGGCAGAGAGCCAGCACTGGTTCACAGGCGAGAACCTGGGTGTAAGCGG CACTGTGGACCTGCTAGACTGGAACAGCCTGATCGACAGCCGCACCAAGCTCTCGAAGCTGCTGCTCATCCCCAACATGCAG ACTGGGCAGCTGGAGCCTCTGCTCTCGCGCTTTACTGAGGAGGAGGATTTGCAGATGAAGCGGATGCTGCAGCGGATGGATATCCTTGCCAAG AGAGCCACAGAGAAGGGTGTGAGGCTGATGGTGGATGCAGAGCAGAGCTATTTCCAGCCAGCTATCAGCCGCCTTACCCTGGAGATGCAGCGCCGCTTCAACAGGGATCGGGCAATCATCTTCAACACCTACCAGTGCTACCTGAAG GAGGCTTATGACAATGTGACAGTGGATGTGGAGCTGTCTCGCCGGGAGGGCTGGCACTTTGGCACCAAGCTGGTCCGCGGTGCCTACATGGAGCAGGAGCGGGAGAGGGCAGCCCAGATTGGCTACGAGGATCCCATTAACCCCACCTATGAGAAGACCAATGAGATGTACCACAG GTGTCTGGACTACATCCTGGAGGAGATCAAGCACAGCCGGAAAGCCAACGTGATGGTGGCATCTCACAATGAGGACACGGTGAAGTTCACCCTGcgcag GATGATGGAGCTTGGGATCCATCCCTCAGAGAAGAAGGTGTACTttgggcagctgctgggcaTGTGTGACCAGATCACTTTCCCCCTGG gtcaggctggctTCCCTGTCTACAAGTATGTGCCCTATGGCCCGGTGAACGAGGTGCTGCCCTACCTGTCCCGGAGAGCCCAGGAGAACAGGGGCTTTGTGCAGAGGGCAAACCAGGAGCGGGACCTTCTCTGGAGGGAGCTCAAGAGGCGGCTCCTTGCAGGCAGCCTCTTCAGCCCCAGCCGCTAA